A single region of the Bos mutus isolate GX-2022 chromosome 24, NWIPB_WYAK_1.1, whole genome shotgun sequence genome encodes:
- the LOC102280739 gene encoding small ribosomal subunit protein uS12-like, which produces MGKCRGLRTARKLRSHQRDQKWHDKQYKKAHLGTALKANPFGGASHAKGIVLEKVGVEAKQPNSAIRKCVRVQLIKNGKKITALVPNDGCLNFIEENDEVLVAGFGRKGHAVGDIPGVHFKVVKVANVSLLALYKGKKERPRS; this is translated from the coding sequence ATGGGCAAGTGTCGCGGTCTTCGTACTGCCAGGAAGCTCCGAAGCCACCAACGAGACCAGAAGTGGCATGATAAGCAGTACAAGAAAGCCCATCTGGGCACAGCCCTGAAGGCCAACCCTTTTGGCGGCGCTTCTCACGCCAAGGGAATTGTGCTGGAAAAAGTAGGAGTTGAAGCCAAACAGCCAAATTCTGCCATCAGGAAGTGTGTCAGGGTTCAGCTAATCAAGAATGGCAAAAAAATCACTGCTTTGGTACCCAATGATGGTTGCTTGAATTTTATTGAGGAAAATGATGAAGTTCTGGTTGCTGGATTTGGTCGCAAAGGTCATGCTGTTGGTGACATTCCTGGAGTCCACTTTAAGGTTGTCAAAGTAGCCAATGTCTCTCTTTTGGCTTTATACAAAGGTAAGAAGGAAAGACCAAGATCATAA